The DNA sequence GGAAGTGGATCCTGTgctcttttccagcctggctatgatTTTGAACAGGGATTTCAGTTCCTATGTACGATTGTGGAAATGGATTCCTGGGCCAAGGAAGGGAAGAGTATGTGGGCTAAGTAGGCTTCAGAGCAAATGAATGAGACAGAAGGTCTGGCAAATACAGTGGGAAAGTGATGGACATTAAGAGCTGAGATGTGGGGCTTTGAGATGAGGCCATGTGTTTCAGCTTATACAATACGTACCATGTGTTATCAGCATATACCATTATGTTAGGAGCTGCAGCATTTGAGTTTGAAGGAATAGTAGAATACACCTCAAATCCTAGGGCAGAACCAGCATAGCTATTCATGACAAACTCCCTACAAAATGCACTTCCATACTAGTCCCATGCGGGATGTGTGGAAAGAGCACTAGACTCAGAGAGAATCGAAAAGTTAACTTCTCTGTACAGCACCCCTTGTCTGTACCAAGCCTTGATAGTCACTTAAAACTGGCTAAATCAGCTACTTAGAAAACCcatcagggggctggagatatggctcagtggttaagagcattgcctgctcttccaaaggtccttgagttcaattcctagcaaccacatggtggcttacaaccatctgtaatgaggtctggtgccctcttccggcctgcagacacacacacagacagaatattgtatacataataaataaaaaaaaaaaaaaaaaaagaaaacccatcagCAGAGGAAACAAATGACCCCAGTTGTTTAAAGCCTTGCCATTCCCAAAACTGTTACTCTAGTCACAACAAACAGGAGCAGATGCTGGAGAACTAAGCTTGAGGCCTGAACTCAGCAGCCTACCTGCAAAGTGAACCTCCGGGTGACAGAGACTAGATGGATCTGAGGGTTGACCAGTGAATTTCACAGGAATAGAGTTAAGTATTGTCCTTGGTACTGTTTGGCCTGAACTTGGAGATGCTTCTGCAATCTGTCCCTTTCCTCCTGAGCCTGCCAACTCCTGCGCATCAGTGGATTATGGAGATACTGAGAGATACACGATAGCATCTCTTAGCCCAATGCCTTCGAGTATAAGCAGCCTTATCTGTTCAGTTTGGTCaggtttttgagtcaggatccagattggcctggaactcaagatcctcctgtctaagcctctcaagtgttgggtgaagtgtgtataccaccacacctggaataattgggtttttctttgtttctttttaaatgtatggcACAAACAAGACTAGAAAATGCTGCTTTCAAAGTCCTTCCCCAGACTAGTGTGGGAATGTACACTTATAGTCCCGACTTAAGAGAAGGAAGCAAGCATACTGCTTaagtcacaagttcaagaccagcctgagcaatataggcagaacctatctcaaaataataaagtagtAAGACCCCTTTCCTAAACACTAATGTCTAGTCCTCTCCACTCCAGGATGTAGGCTGGGAAGGCACAGAGGACATACCTGATGGGGAGACCGACTGACTGGTCCCTGTGGTGGgctgagtaagaatggcccctataagcttatatatttgaatgctcagGCATTAGGAGTGAGGCTACTCGAgaaaggttaggaggtgtggccttgttggaggaagtcaaAAGACAAGCCTTGCCTGCCCACCTGGATGTAGAATTCGcagctacttcttcagcattgtctgcctgcatgccaatatgctctccaccatgaggatatggactaaacctctgaaaccatacacaagccccagttaaatgctttcttttatagagttgctgtggtcatagtgtctcttcacaacaacagaattGTGACTAAGACAGTCCCCACAATCAGTAACTGACAGGCCTAGTCCAGTGCTGCATCACCCGTGCCGTTCCTGGCCAGCTGGGTGGGGTGTAGAAAGTCCCTACCTTGTCATAGAGGGTGTCCACCACGCTGTCCTCTTCACTAGTGCCCAGCAACTGGGCCAGTAGCTTATGCCCGAAGTGCAGATAGACAAGTCCCGCACTGCTCAACTTCGTCTGCCATGGCTTCCCAGGGCACAGGGAACTCATGGTTTCTGTAAAAGTCCTGAGGAGCACAGGGAGGGGCTGCAGTGGAGGAGCTGGTCCAAAAGTCTAGTGTGTGCACAAATTTGTATCCTGGGTATCAGCAGGATGGGAAAAGGAAACCCACTCGAATGATGTTGGCTTTTCCTCCAGTGCCAACATAGGCCTTGGTTGAAAGTTCATATTCCTGCATTCACTCAACAACAGCTGGAACTCAACGCTTACTGTATGCCAGGTTCTAGGCTTTGCAACCTAAGCTCCTGTCCTTTGAAGTTCACTAGGGACCGGGCAaacagcagcagctgtggctcACAGGACCTTGAGGACCCGACCTCCAGGTGCTCAAATCCTTTATGTAAAACGGGACAGCGTTTGCCTAGAAGACACACATATCCTCccgtatatatatttttttaaacattttttttattgccgggcgatggtggcacacgcctttaatcccagcactcgggaggcagaggcaggcggatctctgtgagttcgagaccagcctggtctacagagctagttccaggacaggctccaaagccacagagaaaccctgtctcgaaaaacaaaacaacaaaaaaatttttttatttattatgtatacagtgttctgtctgtctgtatgcttgctggccagaagagggcaccatgtctcattacagttggttgtgagccaccatgtggttgctgagaattgaactcaggacctctggaagagcagtcagtgctcttaacctctgagccatctctccagcccccctgtatatttttttgttttggtttggtttttggagtcagggtttctctgggtagctctggctgttctggaactcactctgtagactagactggcctcaactcAGGAGATCTGTGTGCCTttgctcccaagtgctaggattaaaggcatttgataCCACAACCGGCTATAAAATTtttctcttgggactggagagatggctcagtagataagacCACTGACTATTCTTtcggaggttctgagttcaattcccagcaaccacatatggctcacaaccatctgtaatgatatctggtgccttcttctggcctagtaggcatacatgcagacagacactgtatagataataaataagcaaataaattaaaaataaatttttttctcttgatggtaattttgttttgttttgtttttcaagacagggtctctctgtgtaacagtacagtcctggctgtcctggctttgtagaccaggcttgcatTGAACTccttgagatccacctgtctccaaagtgctgggactgaaggtgtgtgccgccaccacccggcctagAAATAGGTCTTATTGATCCAGGCTCAGACTTGCTCACAAATGATGACCTTTCTCATGACCTTCCTGTCtttacttcctaagtgctggggccTTATTCTTCCAcctgtatcttttctttttctttttttcgagacaggatttctctagctttggtgcctgtcctggaactagctcttgtagaccaggctagcctggaactcagatatcggcctcccgagttctgggtaaaggtgtgtaccaccactgcccagcctcctccTGTATCCTTTCGATCATCTCTAGATTACCTGCAATACCTAATAGGATACAGATGTTAGGTAGGTGTGTGTTATACTTTAGAGACAAGGAAAGTCTACATTCCGTGCAGATGCTCTTTACTtacatatttactttaaaaaaaaaaaaagcagcagcagcagccaggtgGCAcagagctttaatcccagcactagggaggaagagtgggtggatctctgagagttgcagggcagccagggctacagagaagccTCAATAAACTGCAAACACAACAGAAGAACAGAAGggagtgcattttcttaattggaaGGGAGAGTTGAGAAATTCTGGAGGTGGGAacatgaagaaacaggaaaagtttATTCTCTTTTAGGAAAAGTGGGGACGCTGACCAAAGTGTGAGCAAGGGTTTGAGGGGTGGGAGAAGGGTGACAATCATGCTGTGGTTAAGAAGGGGCTCACTTCATTTCTGTGATACAACGCCTGACAGAGGTCAACACAGGATCAACATAGCTTATGGTCCACCACAGCAGGGAAGGGGCAGGAGCTTACACAGCAAGTCACATCTCGCCCACaggcaaaagcagagaaaaaacagGCGCATGCATGCTTCTAGTTCTTGGCTGCCTTCTGACTCATGCAGGCCAGGATTTAGTGCCTCCCACTcaatgcccacaggccagcctgatctagataatccctcactgAACCAATTCTAGGTGAATGTcaactgaaaattaaaactagCCATCACGAGGCTGGCAATGGTAAAGAGCTAGCTGCTCTTGCAGTAGAGGCAAGTTCAATCCCCTACATccaagtgacagctcacaaccctcCTTAACCCCAATTCCAGGGTATCCTGACacctcctgacctctgtgggagTCAGTACACTTGGTGCAGACATGAATGCAGGccaaacatctatacacataaaataaaaaagcagccgGTCAGTGgcggcgcacccctttaatcccagcactccagggcagaggcgggcggatctctgtgagttcgagaacagcctggtttacaagagctagttccagggcaagctccaaaactacaaagaaaccctgtcttgaaaaacaaaaataaaaataaaaaagcaaaaggtCCTTGAATTAGAAGGACTGAACTGCCTGCTGCAAGGCCACGGGGTAAAGCAGGGGAGGCCTGTGGGGGTTTCAGTCCCAGGGCAATTAAGGGCGATTCAACGAGGCAGCGATGAACTTGTGCATTCGAAGGAGAGATTGCAGCACAAACGAAAGTTAGGAAAGCCAGAGAGCAGGTGTATGTGAACTCACCTCTGGTGATGATCATAACGGTGTCTCAGAGGGCTGTACTCGCCACCCACATCCACCACGATGTCACACGAAGCCAGTTTTTCAGGGTCCCGAGTCCGCACAATTTCTGCATCCTGCAGACATAGAGGGGCTGTCAGTCAGCAGTCAGAGGATTGAGGCTGGGTCTCTAAGGGGATGTGTCTTGGAGAGGGTCGTGCTCAGGGGAAGCAAACACTAGAGGGTACCCAGCCAGTTAGGTTCGCAGGCGGTCCGTACCCTGTACTCAGGCAGGAGGCGGAGTAAGGCGCAAGCCAAAGCCTCGTCGCAATGGAAGGTGCCGTTGTGCGTCCCGATTCGGGGTGGTGCCATGGGGCTGCAGCGAGGCCTTTTAGGGGGCGAAAAGGACTCTGAACCGAGCATACGACGCTGGGTTTGGAGAACTGACCGCAGAGGCAGCACCAGTGTTAGTATACCATGCTGGAACCGAAAACACATACGGATCCCTCCACCGGAAGGTCGACCCGGAAGAGGAAGTGTCTAGTGCAGCTCCACTTCCGCCCGCAAGCTGTCCCCATGGCAACCCAGAAAAAATGGGTGCACTTTCTTCCCGTTTCTGAGAGCCCAAGGTGGAACCTCTAAAGGCAGTGTAATTGGCCCATTTTCGGGTTCTAGGCAAGAGCACTCCCTCTGGACACTCCTCGTTCATCACCCGACCCTTTCTTAATATAAGAGACCACCATTTGCCCAGCTGGCACATTTATTAACATTAAACACAACTCTTCCCAGACACCAGTAGACCACTGCCCACAAAGTCTCAGGCCCCTTGAAACAGGGCCCTTCACTGCTTCATCTCCGCAGCACATCCTCACGCCTTGGCCGTAGCCTGCGTCGCTCCCAGGGCTGTGAGCTGCTGGATCTTCTGGCTCATCATTTCCATGACGGCTAAGAAAGGAGGAGCAGAGTTACAACCCAGGGGGACTATTCCGGAGAACCCAAGACAGGGAACACACACACCTCCTGCACAGCGTCAGTCAGTATGCTAACCACTGCAATGTGgtacagaatgagactctgtctcaaaacaaaaacaaaaagccaccaaCTCCCCTGACTTTATAAATCAAGATCAGCTTCCCATACCCTTCCAGTTTGACTTAGCTGGTGTGAATTGGATCTATACTCTTTTTAAACTTCCTGGAGGATTGCTGTGTGCAGCCACTGTGGTTGTGCTAGGGTTTCCTTAGAATTCTGCTGCGTTTATAAGCACTTTATCCCAACCATGAACAGATTTCTTCTCAATCACTCAAACCCCAAATCACCCATCAGgacaccaaagagaaaaagaaacatcatTGTTGTTAAGACAGCACtcgctggcattgaactcagagctcccctgcttctgcctcccaactgctggattaaaggtgtacacctcTCCATCCAGCAGAGACATGCTTTTAACTTGGAGAAGATACCTCCAAGTTTTACGTTACAACCCATGTTCTTTCTTTGAACTCGAGTGTGTGTTTATCTATGTCCACCACTAGACATACGTGTGAAGaccaaaggaaaacaaggaatCTTATCTtgctctctcattctctgtctattcctgagatagggtctctcactgaaggtGAAACTCACCCAGCCAGTGAACTCTCAGGATCTATTTGTCTCTGTCCTATTAGCACTGAGGTTACAATTATTTGGGTCATGCCtagctggagatttgaactcaagactactgagccatgtccccataGTTTaagtattaaatttttaaatgttcctactcgcgtgtgtgtgttcatgtgcacctgagcatatgcatgtgcaccattTTCATGCAGGAGTACAGAGGTCACATCTCCTGgtactggagtttcaggtggctgtgagctgccacagaTTTGAACCTGCGCCTTTGGCAAGCAGATtaaatgctcttaaaccactgagccatttctccaggctgtTGTGTtccctgagacaggatcttggcaATGTACTCTAGTCTGGCCTCTACCCTggaatcctcttgccttagccttctgaatgctgaaattacaggaaaTCCACCATATACCGCTGGATTACTCATTTAAATGGATAGTATTATACATGAATTATGTCagtgtatgtgcatacatttaaatcttatttatacatacatatatatgcatacatataagtaaatattttaggttttcttgtgtttttgttttgtttgtttttgtggtgccCAGGATTTAATCCATGACATTTACATgctaggaactttttttttttttaagagagagggTTTCCCTTTGTAACAGTCCCGGCTGTTCTggacttgatttgtagaccaggctggcttcaaattcactgagttccctctgcctctgcctcccaagtgctgagattaaaggcatgcgccaccactgcccagcacgcTAGGCACTCttactactgagctatatatcCCCAAGCCTACACCAATTATGTCTTTTTGGAGGGGAGGGACAAGAGTCCCAGTGGCCTTGAACTGATTATGTAGTAAagatgatccccctgcctcttctcCTAAGTGTAAGGATTAAAGTGTATACCACAAAACCtggctgctgctgtttttcttttgagacagggtcttgatatgAACTCTTGATTTAATCTCCCCAGTtgtggggttacagatgtgtgttgtCACGTCCTATGCAATGAATGTTCTTTATCACGGCAGAACGGGTAGGAAGTTCCCTGGGAGTCTGGGAGACAGCTTCACAGCTAAGAGCATTTGCCAGCCGCCTGGTGACGAGAGTTTACTCTCTAGAACCcagggtgaaaggagaaaactgtttCCTGAAAAAtttcctctaacctccacacatgcaccacgGCGCTcatgtgccccacccccacctcccagagACGGAAAGACAGACAATAGATATAATTTTACAGAAGAGGCGCTCTGGGCAGAACTCACCTTGCTTCATAGCGTGCTTCTCCTGCAGAGCTGGCTGGATTTTCTCCATCTGCTTGGTGAGAAAGTCTATCTTCCTTTTGAAGAAGTCCTTGGCATCGTCAGCTGTCTGCAAGATCAGAGGTAAAGGCGAGAACACAAGGAGACCCCGCCCTCCACGCCCTTCTCACCGCCTCACCTTCTCCACGTAGTAGCCGGTTCCCACATCGACGAGCACGTGTTCCACGTCATGGAGCTTCCCAGGGACATACATCTGAGACACAGGGGTTAAGAAAAAACTAGCCCGGCATGAGAAAGGTTTGTCAACCAGAGCCATTAGCCCAAAGTCTCCTTTTCTAAAACAGCTGCAACTTTTTAGACCAAGGAACAGAATGCTCCTTGTGAGGACAATAGAAGCTAGAAACTTTCTTGTCCTGATCCCATGCCTCCCCCTTGGAGGAGTTCCTGGGTTTCCCCAGTAGTCTTTCCAGAAGACCAGAGCAGATGCAACCATGCTTTCCAAAGGTTCTAGAACCATACAAGTGGAACGCCAACCATAAATCCTGATGGATCATTACAAATTCTTACGTTTTGTTTTTAgattgcatgcatgtgcatcaAGGGCATCACTGGCACTGCACAAGTCAGACAGGTTCCTGTCTCATGCAGCTGCAGGAAACAAACCTGGTTCTCAACCACTAggccgtctctccagccttggGTTATTACTTTCATGTTACACTTGCtagttttgtgtatatgttttcacATGTGTCTGCCAGGGAACATGTGTAGAGGGTGGGagtggttttctccttccaccatgtgagtatTGGATGTTTCTGCACATTTTTACCCACTAGATACTttgcttaaatttgttttagtgcattggtgtgaaggcatcagatcccctggaactggagttacagacagttgtgagctgccgtgtggatgctgggaattgaacccaggtactctggaagaacagccagtgctcttaactgctgagccatctctccagccccatactgaTATTATTTTAACTTAGACATTCTTCACACATTGctatttttaggtttttcttttagtCTGTCATTTCATGGATGAGCACTTTCAACAGATGGAAATAATCTAGGTTTCTTATTGAACGTAGTTTTGGAATGAGGCACAACTAAGCTAAAACTAACAGAGCCAAGTTCTCAATTTCAATATCCTACTATTTTCCCATTGCTTTAGCCGACTGCCAGCTCTATCTCCATGTTAGATTAACATCCCCACACAGCAGAGACAATCATTACACTTCAATTCTCCACTGAATTCTGATAAAATGAGAGAGACACTGGTCCTAGTTAGACAAGAGAACTATGAAGTGTGTATGGCTCTTTTTGTTTtacaagccagggtttctctgtgtaagagccctagctgtttagaactcactctgtagaccaggctggcttccagctcagagatccgcttgcttctgcctctcaattgctgggattaaaggtgtgcgccccatCGCCTGAC is a window from the Microtus ochrogaster isolate Prairie Vole_2 chromosome 15, MicOch1.0, whole genome shotgun sequence genome containing:
- the Pfdn5 gene encoding prefoldin subunit 5, which translates into the protein MAQSINITELNLPQLEMLKNQLDQEVEFLSTSIAQLKVVQTKYVEAKDCLNVLNKNNEGKELLVPLTSSMYVPGKLHDVEHVLVDVGTGYYVEKTADDAKDFFKRKIDFLTKQMEKIQPALQEKHAMKQAVMEMMSQKIQQLTALGATQATAKA